The Aureitalea marina genome includes a window with the following:
- the fahA gene encoding fumarylacetoacetase yields MPLSANDPSRSTWLEVPEQSDFPIQNIPFGVFLTRDDIITIGTRIGDTAIDLGALHQLGYFQGIDLTDDIFLQDSLNDFIADGRKTWRLVRNRISEIFMKDNPWLRDNKAHRKQVLFSMEEIEMQLPVDVGDYTDFYASKEHATNVGSLFRDPENALLPNWLRIPIGYHGRSSSIIPSGVPIRRPVGQTKPGEDGVPGFGPSKLLDFELEMAFITTDSNDLGKRIGLDEAEDYIFGLVLFNDWSARDIQAWEYVPLGPFLGKNFASTISPWIVTLDALEPFRTAGPDQDPVPLPYLQQVGDKNFDINLEVTISPENGDETTVCRSNFKYMYWSMAQQLTHHTVNGCNVRSGDMMGSGTISGPTQESFGSMLELTWRGQNPITLNDGSQRKFINDGDTVTLKGYSEHQGVRIGFGNCEAKVLPAEPFKG; encoded by the coding sequence ATGCCGTTATCTGCAAATGACCCATCCAGATCTACCTGGTTAGAGGTTCCGGAACAATCCGATTTCCCCATACAGAATATACCTTTTGGAGTCTTCCTGACCCGGGATGATATCATCACCATCGGTACCCGTATCGGGGATACTGCCATCGATTTAGGCGCCCTACATCAACTGGGATACTTTCAAGGAATCGACCTGACGGACGATATCTTTCTACAGGACAGTCTGAACGACTTCATCGCAGACGGCAGAAAGACTTGGCGACTGGTCAGAAACAGGATCTCGGAGATCTTTATGAAGGACAATCCCTGGCTTAGAGATAACAAGGCGCATCGCAAACAAGTACTGTTCAGTATGGAGGAGATCGAAATGCAGCTTCCGGTGGATGTTGGAGATTATACTGATTTTTACGCGTCCAAAGAGCACGCCACCAATGTGGGCTCCTTGTTCAGAGATCCAGAGAATGCCCTCCTACCCAACTGGCTTCGTATCCCAATTGGATACCACGGTAGAAGTTCGTCCATTATTCCATCTGGGGTTCCCATCAGAAGACCAGTCGGTCAGACAAAGCCGGGAGAAGACGGTGTACCCGGATTTGGTCCTTCCAAGCTCTTGGATTTTGAATTGGAAATGGCCTTTATTACCACTGATAGCAATGACCTTGGAAAGCGAATCGGACTGGACGAGGCAGAAGATTACATCTTTGGTTTGGTCCTTTTCAATGATTGGAGCGCCCGAGACATTCAGGCCTGGGAATACGTACCTCTTGGCCCATTCCTTGGTAAGAACTTTGCGTCTACCATCAGTCCCTGGATCGTGACCCTGGATGCTCTTGAGCCATTTAGAACCGCCGGACCCGATCAGGACCCTGTCCCCCTGCCCTATCTGCAGCAAGTCGGAGACAAGAACTTCGATATCAACCTGGAAGTGACTATCAGTCCTGAAAATGGAGATGAAACCACCGTTTGTCGATCGAACTTCAAATATATGTACTGGTCCATGGCCCAACAATTGACGCATCACACCGTTAATGGTTGTAATGTTAGATCTGGAGATATGATGGGAAGTGGAACCATATCGGGGCCTACACAGGAATCCTTTGGTTCCATGTTGGAATTGACCTGGCGTGGTCAGAATCCCATCACATTAAACGACGGAAGTCAACGTAAATTTATCAATGACGGAGATACGGTTACCTTAAAGGGTTATTCCGAACACCAAGGTGTACGCATCGGTTTCGGAAACTGTGAGGCAAAAGTGCTACCCGCAGAACCCTTCAAAGGTTAA
- the glyA gene encoding serine hydroxymethyltransferase encodes MERDQQIFELIDAEKERQTNGLELIASENFVSPQVMEAAGSVLTNKYAEGYPGKRYYGGCEVVDEVERVAIERAKTLFGAEYANVQPHSGSQANTAVFFTCMKPGDKFLGFDLAHGGHLTHGSPVNFSGRLYKPVFYGVDPDTGLLNYDTIEEIAVREQPKMIIAGASAYSREIDYKRFREIADKVGAILLADIAHPAGLIAKGILADPIPHCHVVTTTTHKTLRGPRGGLILMGKDFENPFGITLKSGKKRMMSSLLDSGIFPGNQGGPLEHIIAAKAIAFGEALTDDFLHYMVQVKKNAEVMAQAFVDKGYQVISGGTDNHMMLIDLRNKDVTGKQAEEALGAAEITVNKNMVPFDDKSPFVTSGIRIGTAAITTRGLVESDMAPIVDLIDKAIMNADNEEILDEVAGQVHAMMAHRPLFVNA; translated from the coding sequence ATCGAACGTGACCAGCAGATCTTTGAACTGATCGATGCAGAAAAAGAGCGACAAACCAACGGATTGGAACTGATCGCCTCAGAGAATTTTGTGAGCCCCCAGGTCATGGAGGCAGCCGGTTCTGTACTGACCAATAAATACGCCGAAGGCTATCCTGGTAAGCGGTACTACGGTGGTTGTGAGGTAGTGGACGAAGTGGAGCGCGTTGCGATTGAGCGAGCCAAGACCCTATTCGGGGCTGAATATGCCAATGTACAGCCGCACAGTGGTTCTCAGGCTAATACAGCTGTTTTCTTTACGTGTATGAAACCGGGAGATAAGTTCCTGGGTTTTGACCTGGCGCATGGAGGTCACCTGACCCACGGATCGCCGGTGAACTTTTCCGGGCGTTTGTATAAGCCCGTGTTCTATGGAGTAGATCCGGATACCGGTCTACTTAATTACGATACCATTGAGGAGATCGCGGTCCGAGAACAACCCAAAATGATCATTGCCGGAGCTTCGGCCTATTCCCGTGAGATCGATTACAAACGATTCCGGGAGATCGCGGATAAGGTAGGCGCTATTTTGCTTGCCGATATTGCGCATCCGGCCGGTCTGATCGCCAAGGGAATATTGGCGGATCCAATTCCACATTGTCATGTGGTAACCACCACCACGCATAAGACCCTTAGAGGACCACGAGGAGGCTTGATCTTGATGGGGAAGGACTTTGAGAATCCATTCGGAATTACTCTGAAGAGTGGTAAGAAACGTATGATGTCTTCTCTGCTGGACAGTGGAATCTTTCCTGGGAACCAGGGAGGCCCATTGGAGCATATCATAGCTGCTAAGGCGATCGCCTTTGGTGAGGCCTTGACAGACGACTTCCTGCACTATATGGTGCAGGTCAAGAAGAATGCTGAGGTTATGGCACAGGCTTTTGTAGACAAGGGTTACCAGGTGATCTCCGGTGGTACAGACAACCACATGATGCTGATCGACCTGCGCAACAAGGATGTGACCGGGAAACAGGCGGAGGAAGCCCTAGGCGCAGCCGAGATCACTGTTAACAAGAACATGGTCCCCTTTGACGATAAATCTCCTTTTGTGACCAGTGGTATACGGATTGGGACAGCTGCGATCACCACGCGCGGTCTAGTGGAGTCCGATATGGCGCCCATAGTCGATCTGATCGATAAAGCGATCATGAACGCGGACAATGAGGAGATCCTTGATGAAGTAGCCGGGCAGGTGCATGCGATGATGGCGCACAGGCCGCTGTTTGTCAATGCCTAA
- a CDS encoding GNAT family N-acetyltransferase → MFNGLRTERLSFETISTEDAIFLLELHNSKPWQQNIGDRGLRTEEDAANYIRDSYLPLYEQGLGPYKLVLESGETIGTCGMYQRDNLDHPDLGYALLPEYFKQGYALEATQVFIEQVRKEGQHQKLLAITLPSNLPSVSLLKRLGFQLDGPFQLPDDKDVLHLFSIEI, encoded by the coding sequence ATGTTCAATGGGCTTAGAACAGAGCGTTTGTCCTTTGAGACAATAAGCACTGAGGATGCTATCTTTCTTTTAGAACTTCACAACTCCAAACCCTGGCAGCAAAACATCGGTGACCGTGGCCTGCGGACAGAAGAGGACGCTGCCAATTACATCCGTGATTCTTATTTACCCTTGTACGAGCAGGGCCTTGGCCCCTATAAATTAGTGCTTGAAAGCGGGGAGACCATAGGGACCTGTGGTATGTATCAGCGAGACAACCTGGATCATCCCGATCTTGGGTATGCATTACTTCCTGAGTACTTTAAACAGGGATACGCCCTGGAAGCGACCCAAGTCTTTATTGAACAGGTCAGAAAAGAGGGGCAACACCAAAAACTGCTGGCCATCACCTTGCCCTCCAATTTGCCATCGGTCAGCTTGCTTAAGCGGCTGGGGTTTCAGTTGGATGGCCCCTTTCAATTGCCTGACGATAAAGACGTGCTTCATTTGTTTTCCATTGAAATCTAA
- a CDS encoding CIA30 family protein, which translates to MKGLILGLLLLISIPNSSVVIDFGKEQGAYGWRIVNDDVMGGRSASSAYLTENTLYFEGDVSLENNGGFASIRAPYGKYDLSSFQEVIIRARGSSRDFALSFDTNRAWYRPNYKVNFTPSDDWQEFRFPLVDLKQYSVGRPTGRTIDPDKLDAVKRLGIILYDKQAGPFWLEVDFIRFQ; encoded by the coding sequence ATGAAAGGACTAATCCTGGGATTGTTGTTGCTAATCTCAATCCCTAATTCTTCTGTTGTGATCGATTTTGGCAAGGAACAAGGTGCCTATGGCTGGCGGATCGTCAATGATGACGTTATGGGTGGTCGTTCTGCCTCATCGGCCTATCTCACGGAAAATACCCTGTATTTCGAAGGAGACGTCTCCTTAGAGAACAACGGTGGTTTTGCATCAATAAGGGCGCCTTACGGCAAATACGACCTTTCGTCCTTCCAGGAAGTAATCATCCGGGCTCGGGGATCCTCACGTGACTTTGCGCTGTCCTTTGACACCAACAGGGCTTGGTATCGACCAAACTACAAGGTGAATTTTACACCGAGTGATGATTGGCAGGAATTTCGATTTCCCTTGGTTGATCTAAAGCAATATTCCGTGGGACGTCCCACCGGTCGAACTATAGATCCTGACAAGCTTGATGCTGTCAAACGCTTGGGAATCATATTGTATGACAAACAGGCTGGGCCCTTTTGGCTGGAGGTGGATTTCATCCGGTTCCAATAG
- a CDS encoding S10 family peptidase codes for MKSVFRAYLLLLIPVLTMGQNREIPVDTTVVTTHSSTINGTRISYTATAGTQPVWDEMGKPIATLFYTYYQRTNAGSQAERPLIISFNGGPGSGSVWMHVAYTGPQVLNIDDEGYPVQPYGVSENPYSVLDVADIVFVNPANTGLSRTIPASGKEVDREKFFGINADVEYLAEWINTFVTRNNRWSSPKYIIGESYGGTRVMGLALELQQSQWMYLNGVIMVSPADYQVFNSDAAVSSALNLPYYAAAAWHHNMLPPALQNKELEAMLPEVEDYAINQLMPALAKGGFISAAEKNAVADKMAYYTGLSKKSILQNNLDVPTQFFWKDLLRERDGYTVGRLDSRYLGIDGRDAGDGPDYSAELTSWLHSFTPAINYYIQEVLNFKTDIKYNMFGPVRPWDNRNNNVREGLRQAMAMNPYLNVLVQSGYYDGATTYFNAKYTMWNVDPSGKMKDRFDFKGYRSGHMMYLRREDLKAANDDLRVFIQRTQANGKAAKYE; via the coding sequence ATGAAGTCTGTTTTTCGCGCTTATTTATTACTTCTGATCCCAGTCCTGACCATGGGGCAGAATCGGGAGATTCCGGTGGATACCACTGTGGTTACCACCCATTCTTCAACGATTAACGGAACCCGTATCTCGTATACCGCTACTGCTGGGACCCAACCCGTTTGGGACGAGATGGGTAAACCCATTGCAACCTTATTTTATACCTACTACCAGCGTACCAACGCAGGCAGTCAGGCCGAGCGGCCCTTGATCATTTCCTTCAACGGTGGGCCTGGATCCGGTTCTGTTTGGATGCACGTAGCCTATACCGGGCCTCAGGTGCTAAACATTGACGATGAAGGCTATCCGGTCCAACCCTATGGTGTATCTGAGAACCCTTATTCTGTATTGGACGTGGCCGATATTGTTTTTGTAAACCCAGCCAATACAGGACTTTCTCGAACTATCCCCGCTTCCGGTAAGGAAGTTGACAGAGAGAAGTTCTTTGGTATCAATGCCGATGTGGAATACCTGGCAGAATGGATCAACACCTTTGTTACAAGGAACAACCGCTGGTCATCTCCAAAATACATCATTGGCGAGAGTTATGGCGGTACCCGAGTGATGGGACTAGCGTTGGAATTGCAACAGTCACAGTGGATGTACCTCAATGGGGTCATCATGGTGTCACCGGCGGATTACCAAGTCTTCAATTCGGATGCTGCTGTTTCTTCTGCACTCAATTTGCCGTATTACGCAGCTGCTGCCTGGCACCACAATATGCTTCCACCAGCCCTTCAGAATAAGGAATTGGAAGCCATGCTGCCTGAGGTGGAGGATTACGCCATTAATCAGCTGATGCCGGCCTTAGCCAAAGGCGGGTTTATCTCGGCTGCAGAAAAGAACGCAGTAGCCGATAAAATGGCCTATTATACCGGCCTTAGTAAGAAATCCATTTTACAGAATAACCTGGATGTGCCCACGCAGTTCTTTTGGAAGGATCTGCTCAGAGAACGCGATGGTTATACAGTCGGTCGCTTAGATTCGCGCTATCTGGGGATAGATGGCCGCGATGCAGGGGACGGTCCGGACTACAGTGCAGAGCTTACGTCCTGGCTGCATTCCTTTACACCAGCTATCAATTACTACATCCAAGAAGTGCTCAACTTTAAAACGGATATCAAGTACAATATGTTTGGGCCGGTACGCCCTTGGGATAACAGGAATAATAATGTACGAGAGGGACTGCGTCAGGCAATGGCCATGAATCCATACCTGAATGTCTTGGTGCAATCCGGTTATTACGACGGGGCGACCACCTACTTCAACGCTAAATATACCATGTGGAATGTGGATCCCAGTGGAAAGATGAAGGATAGGTTCGATTTCAAAGGATATCGCAGCGGGCATATGATGTATCTCAGAAGAGAAGACCTGAAAGCTGCCAACGACGATCTTCGGGTGTTTATTCAACGTACCCAGGCCAATGGTAAAGCGGCCAAATACGAATAG
- a CDS encoding glutaminyl-peptide cyclotransferase produces the protein MNSSLPNFLIGLSLPLLLLGCGGSSDPSENGLSIKFSDSKKAYAVNKSIEVSLQNQKNLPIDSVVYSLDGDRQLGSSDGKASILIQDQKLGKRNLTATVFTGGNAYDLEDEVTLLSSEVPSLFTYEILESYPHDMEAYTQGLEFGGELLFESTGQYGESSIRQTRMETGEVIRKTNLKDKYFGEGLTVLNNKVYQLTWRENIGYIYNQEDLQQTGTFVYGQSKEGWGLCNDGQYLYKSDGTERIWRLDPETLAEIDYIEIYTHSSKIPNVNELEWVDGKIYANRYEKDAIAIVNPETGAVEGVIDLKGLKDEVTQHPELNVLNGIAYKGEPGILYVTGKNWDRLFKIRVVPR, from the coding sequence ATGAATAGCTCGTTACCTAACTTCTTGATCGGCTTGAGCCTACCCCTGCTCCTACTAGGTTGTGGTGGAAGTTCCGACCCTTCTGAAAATGGCCTTTCAATAAAATTCTCTGATTCAAAAAAGGCATATGCCGTAAACAAGTCCATCGAGGTGAGTCTGCAGAATCAAAAGAATTTACCAATTGATTCTGTAGTCTATTCCCTGGATGGTGATCGGCAGCTTGGTTCTTCGGACGGAAAAGCATCCATCCTTATTCAGGATCAAAAACTTGGTAAAAGAAATTTGACAGCGACGGTCTTTACCGGCGGTAATGCATACGACCTGGAAGACGAAGTCACCCTACTGTCCAGTGAAGTTCCTTCCCTGTTCACCTATGAGATACTGGAGAGCTATCCCCATGATATGGAAGCCTATACGCAAGGTTTGGAATTTGGCGGTGAGCTGTTATTCGAAAGCACTGGTCAATATGGCGAATCCTCCATACGCCAGACCAGAATGGAAACCGGGGAGGTGATCAGAAAAACCAATCTGAAGGACAAGTATTTTGGAGAGGGACTTACTGTACTAAACAATAAGGTCTATCAACTCACTTGGCGAGAGAATATAGGTTATATCTACAACCAGGAAGATCTGCAACAGACCGGAACCTTTGTGTACGGCCAAAGTAAGGAAGGTTGGGGACTCTGTAATGACGGACAATATTTGTACAAGAGTGATGGAACGGAGCGAATCTGGCGTTTGGATCCGGAAACACTGGCGGAGATCGATTATATTGAGATCTACACCCACTCCAGCAAAATCCCTAATGTAAATGAATTGGAATGGGTGGATGGAAAGATCTACGCCAACCGATATGAAAAGGATGCCATCGCTATTGTAAACCCTGAAACAGGGGCAGTAGAAGGCGTGATAGATCTGAAAGGATTGAAAGATGAGGTGACCCAACACCCGGAATTGAATGTACTCAACGGAATTGCCTATAAAGGCGAGCCCGGCATTTTGTATGTCACTGGTAAGAATTGGGACAGACTATTTAAAATTAGGGTCGTTCCGAGGTAG
- a CDS encoding SDR family oxidoreductase, which yields MSGVVLITGGSSGLGRSMGVYLQEKGFQVFGTSRNPEGVSDSQFPLVKMDVRSPESIAAGVSEILKNAGRIDVLVNNAGVGITGPLEETPQEAIHNAFQTNVYGPIEVTKAVLPAMREQGSGLIINVTSIAGFMGLPFRGVYSASKGALELITEAWRMELASFGIKMTNLAPGDFATNIAAGRFHAPLIDDSPYHRTYGDSLQLMNEHVDQGMDPEVMANAVYNIIKKNNPKVGYRVGSGLQKFSIVLKKVLPGKMYEKLLMKHYRLNR from the coding sequence ATGTCAGGAGTCGTATTGATCACCGGAGGGTCTTCCGGATTAGGTAGGTCCATGGGTGTTTACTTGCAAGAAAAGGGGTTCCAGGTCTTCGGTACAAGCCGGAATCCTGAAGGGGTTAGCGATTCCCAGTTTCCGCTGGTTAAGATGGATGTGCGTTCTCCTGAGTCTATAGCCGCCGGAGTATCTGAGATATTGAAGAATGCGGGTCGGATCGATGTATTGGTGAACAATGCAGGTGTCGGTATTACCGGGCCATTGGAAGAAACCCCTCAGGAGGCAATTCACAATGCCTTCCAGACCAATGTCTATGGGCCAATTGAAGTGACCAAAGCAGTTTTACCTGCCATGCGTGAGCAGGGGAGTGGATTGATCATCAATGTGACTTCTATCGCTGGTTTTATGGGATTACCCTTTCGAGGGGTATATTCCGCAAGTAAAGGTGCTTTAGAACTGATCACAGAAGCTTGGCGGATGGAATTGGCATCCTTTGGGATTAAGATGACCAACCTAGCTCCGGGCGATTTTGCCACCAATATTGCAGCCGGACGATTCCATGCACCTCTAATCGATGATTCGCCTTACCATAGAACATACGGGGATTCACTTCAACTGATGAACGAGCATGTGGATCAAGGGATGGATCCTGAGGTCATGGCCAATGCCGTTTACAACATCATAAAAAAGAATAACCCAAAGGTCGGATACCGTGTAGGTTCAGGCCTACAGAAGTTCTCGATTGTACTAAAAAAGGTATTACCGGGTAAAATGTACGAGAAACTGTTGATGAAACATTACAGGCTTAATCGCTAA